The following proteins are co-located in the Firmicutes bacterium HGW-Firmicutes-1 genome:
- a CDS encoding FAD-dependent oxidoreductase: MYDLIIVGAGAAGVFCAYELVKEGVDKKVLMIEKGFPLHKRKCPKNISSNVKECNCKSCSIMEGFYGAGGFSDGKYNITNNFGGELFRFIGSEKAIDLMWEVDDINLKMGGAEAKLYSTANSDLKTKALRHDLHLLDAQVRHLGTDRNLVIAENMYNYIKDKIDIQFETEVLNVEKINDEFIVETKDETYKSKHLVVATGRTGSKWIGKVCEKFNIKTENNRVDIGVRVEIPALVFKHITDDVYESKIVYKTKKYNDVVRTFCMNPYGKVVTENYGDIVTVNGHSYSNEALHTENTNFALLVSNRFTEPFKNSNEYGESIARLSNMLGGGVLMQRFGDLVKGRRSSDRRMLKSFLKPTLNATPGDLSLVLPKRQLDDIVEMIYALDKIAPGTANEDTLLYGVEVKFYNSNVEVDENLETSVKGLYVLGDCSGVTHSLSQAAASGIHVARIVSKL, translated from the coding sequence ATGTATGATTTAATTATAGTAGGAGCAGGTGCCGCAGGTGTATTTTGCGCTTATGAACTTGTTAAAGAGGGTGTTGATAAAAAAGTTTTAATGATAGAAAAAGGTTTTCCTCTTCACAAAAGAAAATGTCCTAAAAATATATCATCCAATGTTAAGGAATGTAATTGTAAGTCTTGTAGCATTATGGAGGGTTTTTATGGTGCAGGTGGGTTTTCAGATGGGAAATATAATATAACGAATAATTTTGGTGGGGAATTATTTAGATTTATTGGTAGTGAGAAAGCGATAGATTTAATGTGGGAAGTAGATGATATTAATCTGAAAATGGGTGGTGCTGAAGCTAAGCTTTATTCTACAGCAAATAGTGATCTTAAGACAAAAGCCCTAAGACACGACCTTCATTTATTAGATGCTCAAGTGAGACATCTTGGAACAGATAGAAATCTTGTTATAGCAGAGAATATGTACAATTATATCAAAGATAAGATTGATATTCAATTTGAAACAGAGGTTCTAAATGTCGAAAAGATAAATGATGAGTTTATTGTTGAAACAAAGGATGAGACCTATAAGAGCAAACACTTAGTTGTAGCAACGGGTAGAACTGGTTCTAAATGGATTGGTAAGGTTTGTGAAAAATTCAATATTAAGACTGAAAATAATAGAGTAGACATTGGAGTTAGAGTTGAGATTCCTGCTTTGGTATTTAAACATATTACAGATGATGTTTATGAAAGTAAAATTGTATATAAGACTAAAAAATACAATGATGTCGTTAGAACCTTTTGTATGAACCCATATGGTAAGGTAGTAACTGAAAATTATGGAGATATTGTAACGGTTAACGGGCATAGTTATTCAAATGAAGCCTTACACACTGAAAATACTAACTTTGCGTTACTTGTTTCCAACCGTTTTACTGAGCCCTTTAAAAACAGTAATGAATATGGAGAGTCAATTGCAAGACTAAGTAATATGTTAGGTGGAGGCGTTTTAATGCAACGCTTCGGGGATTTGGTAAAAGGAAGAAGAAGCAGTGATAGAAGAATGCTTAAGTCTTTCTTAAAACCGACGTTAAATGCAACTCCGGGAGATTTGAGTCTTGTACTACCTAAAAGACAGCTAGATGACATTGTGGAAATGATTTATGCTTTGGATAAAATAGCACCAGGTACAGCAAATGAAGATACTCTTTTATATGGTGTTGAAGTTAAGTTTTACAATTCAAATGTTGAAGTAGATGAGAATCTAGAGACAAGTGTTAAAGGTTTGTATGTATTAGGGGATTGTTCGGGGGTTACTCACTCACTATCTCAAGCTGCGGCAAGTGGTATACATGTTGCAAGAATAGTTAGCAAACTATAA
- a CDS encoding ATP-dependent helicase, producing MGGINMEKERFFEQLKDVHKIILTEQQYEGVIHTEGRNLLLACPGSGKTTVMVIKTAYLIDVIGVLPNQVLSLTFSKAGANDMQKRFCNLFGNRSIMPQFSTIHGFCNKLMKTYFAKKGIVKENIEGNNSRNDSKKKFIALIYEKVFYKKPSEEIVEEIANAISIIKNSMFSWDNFNEYQFNIRFLKDIFRQYELYKDKYHYYDFDDMLLFGYQILVNDHHLLNKLRKQFLYIQVDEAQDNSKIQNKIISLLAAEKNNLFMVADDDQTIYEFRGADPEWILRFSENYVDSSIHHMEQNFRSSKNIVDVSNLFIQNNLNRYSKNLTTQNTSHNPIQIVKLNPSEDQYEYAIKLINDRNLSNYAFLFRNNLSALLLAYRLQEAGLKFFIKNYNETFFNHWIVNDIAAFLLFSITGRTEYFERIYYKNFAYISKNEFELGKMGVTKRHSIIDAIYHNCQRNGCQKQKLLYLKRQLKILGKNKTHQALLIIRKELGYERWMKSMIDGQAISTEGVNHIWMILDYIAKESKDFYDFLNRLNRLQITLKASSSNNSLNAVALLTLHGSKGLEFDTVFMVDLDQGVIPSLESLENIKQFEAERRLFYVGMTRAKYNLFLLSTSSKKEKSSLFINEVEKILGIINSMKEENN from the coding sequence ATGGGGGGAATCAATATGGAAAAAGAGCGGTTTTTTGAGCAGTTAAAAGATGTTCATAAAATTATTTTAACAGAACAACAATATGAGGGCGTTATTCATACGGAAGGTAGGAACCTGCTTCTGGCATGTCCAGGCTCTGGTAAAACTACTGTTATGGTTATTAAAACAGCATATTTAATTGATGTTATTGGAGTTTTGCCTAACCAAGTTTTATCATTAACATTTAGCAAAGCTGGAGCGAATGATATGCAAAAAAGATTTTGCAATCTATTTGGTAATAGATCAATCATGCCACAATTTTCCACAATACATGGTTTTTGCAATAAATTAATGAAAACTTACTTTGCAAAAAAAGGAATTGTAAAAGAAAATATTGAAGGGAATAATAGCAGAAATGATTCAAAGAAAAAGTTCATTGCTTTGATTTATGAGAAGGTTTTTTATAAAAAACCTTCTGAGGAAATTGTTGAAGAAATCGCAAATGCAATTTCTATTATTAAGAATTCAATGTTTTCATGGGATAATTTTAACGAATATCAATTCAATATTAGATTCCTTAAAGATATATTTCGTCAGTATGAGCTTTATAAGGACAAGTACCATTATTATGACTTTGACGATATGCTTCTATTCGGCTATCAGATACTTGTAAATGATCATCATTTATTAAACAAATTAAGAAAACAGTTTTTATATATTCAAGTAGATGAAGCACAAGACAACTCGAAAATTCAAAATAAAATAATTAGTTTACTTGCTGCAGAAAAAAACAATCTCTTCATGGTGGCAGATGATGATCAAACCATATACGAATTTAGAGGTGCTGATCCAGAATGGATACTAAGGTTCAGTGAGAACTATGTCGATTCAAGTATTCATCATATGGAGCAAAACTTTAGATCAAGTAAAAATATAGTCGATGTATCAAATCTATTCATTCAAAATAATCTGAACAGATATTCTAAAAATTTAACAACTCAAAACACATCTCATAATCCAATTCAAATTGTAAAACTGAATCCATCTGAAGATCAATATGAATATGCTATAAAGCTTATAAACGACAGAAATTTGTCTAACTATGCTTTTTTGTTCAGAAATAATCTTTCGGCCCTACTTCTAGCATACAGGCTACAAGAGGCTGGCTTAAAATTTTTTATTAAGAACTATAATGAAACTTTTTTCAATCATTGGATTGTTAATGACATCGCAGCTTTTTTATTGTTTTCCATAACAGGCAGAACTGAATATTTTGAAAGAATTTACTACAAAAATTTTGCGTATATTTCTAAAAACGAATTTGAATTAGGTAAAATGGGGGTAACAAAAAGGCACTCCATTATTGATGCAATTTATCATAATTGTCAGAGGAATGGCTGTCAAAAACAGAAGCTATTATACCTTAAAAGACAGTTGAAAATACTTGGAAAAAATAAAACCCATCAAGCATTACTAATTATTAGAAAGGAATTGGGATATGAGCGGTGGATGAAAAGCATGATAGATGGTCAAGCAATTTCGACGGAGGGAGTTAATCATATATGGATGATATTAGATTACATAGCAAAGGAATCTAAGGACTTCTATGATTTTTTAAATCGATTGAATAGACTTCAGATTACATTAAAAGCTTCTTCTTCAAATAATAGCCTAAATGCGGTAGCTCTATTGACACTTCATGGATCCAAGGGACTGGAATTTGATACAGTATTTATGGTTGACCTAGATCAAGGAGTAATTCCGTCTTTAGAGTCACTAGAAAATATAAAACAGTTTGAGGCTGAAAGACGATTATTTTATGTAGGAATGACAAGAGCGAAGTACAACCTTTTCTTATTGAGCACATCAAGTAAAAAAGAGAAAAGTTCCTTATTTATTAACGAAGTGGAAAAAATTCTAGGCATAATAAATAGTATGAAGGAAGAGAATAATTGA
- a CDS encoding NADP-specific glutamate dehydrogenase, translated as MNNLGHVMNDAIKRNANEPEFLQAVKEVLESLEPVAEKYPEFVEAGIFDRIIEPERQIIFRVPWVNDQGKVIVNRGFRVQFNSAIGPYKGGLRFHPSVNIGIIKFLGFEQIFKNSLTGLPMGGGKGGSDFDPKGKSDGEIMRFCQSFMFELARHIGENTDIPAGDIGVGGREIGYMFGMYKKLKNDFTGVLTGKGLTFGGSLARTEATGYGLCYFMDEAMTSIKGKSFKDATVVISGSGNVAIYATQKVQQLGGKVVALSDSTGYIYDEDGIKLDTVRQIKEVERKRISEYVKHHKNALYIEGCAGIWSIKCDIALPCATQNELDEKAATQLVENGCFAVGEGANMPSTPEAIEIFLKNNVVFGPGKAANAGGVATSGLEMSQNSMRYSWTFEEVDAKLKQIMIDIYQNASAAAKEFGSENNLVAGANIAGFMKVAQAMKAQGVAY; from the coding sequence ATGAACAACCTAGGGCATGTTATGAATGACGCTATTAAAAGAAATGCAAATGAACCCGAATTTCTTCAAGCAGTAAAAGAGGTTTTAGAATCATTAGAACCTGTTGCAGAAAAATATCCAGAATTTGTTGAAGCTGGAATATTTGACAGAATTATCGAACCAGAAAGACAAATCATTTTCAGAGTACCTTGGGTTAATGACCAAGGAAAAGTAATTGTAAATCGAGGTTTTAGAGTTCAATTTAATAGTGCAATTGGTCCTTACAAAGGCGGATTACGTTTCCATCCTTCTGTAAATATCGGTATTATTAAATTTTTAGGCTTTGAACAAATATTCAAAAACTCTCTTACTGGATTGCCAATGGGTGGTGGCAAGGGTGGTAGCGATTTCGATCCAAAAGGCAAGTCTGATGGTGAAATCATGAGATTTTGTCAAAGCTTTATGTTCGAATTAGCAAGACATATCGGGGAAAATACAGACATACCAGCTGGAGACATTGGTGTTGGTGGTCGTGAAATAGGTTACATGTTTGGTATGTACAAAAAATTAAAAAATGACTTCACTGGAGTGCTTACTGGAAAAGGCTTAACATTTGGTGGTAGCTTAGCAAGAACGGAAGCTACTGGATATGGTTTATGTTACTTTATGGACGAAGCTATGACTTCTATTAAAGGCAAGTCCTTTAAAGATGCAACTGTTGTTATATCTGGTTCAGGAAATGTTGCTATTTATGCAACTCAAAAGGTACAACAATTAGGTGGTAAGGTAGTTGCACTAAGTGATTCAACTGGATATATATATGATGAAGATGGAATCAAATTAGATACAGTAAGACAGATTAAAGAAGTTGAAAGAAAGAGAATTAGCGAATATGTGAAACATCACAAAAACGCACTTTACATTGAAGGCTGTGCAGGCATCTGGTCAATTAAATGTGATATCGCACTTCCTTGTGCTACACAAAACGAATTAGATGAAAAAGCCGCTACGCAATTAGTAGAAAATGGATGCTTTGCAGTTGGTGAAGGTGCTAATATGCCTTCAACTCCAGAAGCTATTGAAATTTTCCTCAAAAACAATGTTGTATTTGGCCCCGGAAAAGCGGCTAATGCAGGTGGCGTTGCAACTTCTGGCTTAGAAATGAGTCAAAACTCAATGAGATACTCTTGGACCTTTGAAGAGGTAGATGCAAAACTCAAACAAATTATGATTGATATTTATCAAAACGCAAGTGCTGCAGCAAAAGAATTCGGATCCGAAAACAATTTAGTTGCAGGAGCTAATATAGCTGGTTTTATGAAAGTTGCTCAAGCTATGAAAGCTCAAGGTGTTGCATACTAA
- a CDS encoding ferredoxin-NADP reductase has protein sequence MFKIVKKQVLNSNVKLMEIDAPYVAKKAEPGQFIILRVNEFGERMPLTIADYDRVKGTITIIFQEVGQTTKLLGALEEGEYILDFVGPLGTASHFNNIKKVAVVGGGLGTAIAYPQAKKLHALGAEVDSIIGFRNEEFILLEDEMKAVSNRLFITTDDGSNGNKGFVTDTLKALIEEGNQYDLVIAIGPLIMMKFVSKLTKEHGIPTIVSMNPVMIDGTGMCGGCRVTVGGLTKFACVDGPDFDGHEVDFDEAIRRQQMYKSEEKDSEHHCKMETMGGNNNA, from the coding sequence ATGTTTAAGATTGTAAAAAAACAAGTTTTGAACTCAAACGTAAAGCTGATGGAAATTGATGCGCCCTATGTTGCTAAAAAAGCAGAGCCTGGACAATTCATAATCCTGAGAGTAAATGAATTTGGCGAGCGTATGCCATTAACCATTGCTGATTACGATAGAGTTAAGGGTACGATAACGATTATTTTTCAAGAGGTTGGTCAAACAACAAAGCTACTAGGTGCATTAGAAGAAGGCGAATACATATTAGATTTTGTTGGGCCATTAGGAACAGCATCACATTTTAACAATATTAAAAAAGTTGCAGTTGTTGGCGGTGGTCTGGGTACGGCAATTGCATATCCACAAGCTAAAAAGCTACATGCACTTGGTGCTGAGGTAGATTCAATCATAGGATTTAGAAATGAAGAATTCATTTTACTTGAAGATGAAATGAAGGCAGTAAGTAATCGATTATTTATCACAACAGATGATGGATCTAATGGAAACAAAGGATTTGTTACAGATACGTTAAAAGCATTAATAGAAGAAGGAAATCAATATGATCTTGTGATAGCAATTGGACCGTTAATTATGATGAAGTTTGTAAGCAAACTAACTAAGGAACATGGTATCCCGACAATCGTGAGTATGAATCCGGTTATGATTGATGGAACAGGAATGTGTGGAGGTTGTCGTGTAACTGTAGGCGGACTTACTAAATTTGCTTGTGTTGATGGGCCTGATTTTGACGGTCATGAAGTAGATTTTGATGAAGCTATTCGAAGGCAACAAATGTATAAATCAGAGGAAAAAGACTCAGAGCATCATTGTAAGATGGAAACGATGGGAGGAAACAACAATGCCTAA
- the gltA gene encoding glutamate synthase (NADPH), homotetrameric has product MPNMSIKKVEMPEQDPNVRNKNYLEVSLGYTEEMAIEEATRCLNCKTKPCVAGCPVNVQIPEFISLIAEGKFEDAYLKIKETNSLPAVCGRVCPQESQCEELCVRTKKGDSVGIGRLERFAADWYMHNCSETIELAKPLNRKVAVIGSGPASLTCAGDLAKLGYEVTVFEAFHVPGGVLMYGIPEFRLPKKLVQREIDTIKQLGVEIKTNMVIGKSLSIEDLKEEGYEAVFIGSGAGLPSFMNIPGENYNGVYSANEFLTRINLMKAYEFPKYSTPVKVGKSVAVVGGGNVAMDAARCAKRLGAENVYIVYRRSENEMPARLEEVHHAKEEGIIFKLLTNPTRILGTDDGWVCGMECVQMELSEPDESGRRRPVVIKGSEHTIDIETAIIAIGQSPNPLIKATTEGLETQKWGGIIADEETGSTSLAGVYAGGDAVTGAATVILAMGAGKKAATAIDLYLKNM; this is encoded by the coding sequence ATGCCTAATATGTCTATCAAGAAAGTTGAAATGCCGGAACAAGACCCAAATGTTAGAAATAAAAATTATCTTGAAGTATCATTAGGATATACTGAGGAGATGGCTATTGAGGAAGCGACAAGATGTCTTAATTGTAAGACAAAGCCATGTGTTGCAGGTTGTCCTGTAAATGTTCAAATTCCAGAATTTATTAGTCTAATTGCTGAAGGAAAATTTGAAGATGCGTATCTTAAAATAAAAGAAACAAATTCATTGCCAGCTGTATGTGGAAGAGTTTGTCCTCAAGAATCTCAATGTGAAGAACTTTGCGTACGAACTAAAAAAGGGGATTCTGTCGGTATTGGTAGGCTTGAAAGATTTGCTGCTGATTGGTATATGCATAATTGTTCTGAAACGATAGAGTTAGCCAAGCCTTTAAATAGAAAGGTAGCTGTGATTGGATCAGGACCTGCATCGTTAACCTGTGCCGGAGATTTAGCTAAACTAGGTTATGAAGTTACTGTTTTTGAAGCCTTTCATGTTCCTGGTGGTGTTTTGATGTATGGTATTCCAGAATTTAGGCTTCCTAAAAAATTAGTTCAAAGAGAAATTGACACAATCAAACAATTAGGTGTTGAGATTAAAACAAACATGGTTATTGGCAAGTCATTGTCAATTGAAGATTTGAAGGAAGAAGGATATGAAGCTGTATTTATTGGTTCAGGCGCTGGACTTCCAAGCTTTATGAATATTCCTGGAGAGAATTATAATGGTGTATACTCAGCAAATGAATTCTTAACTAGGATTAATTTAATGAAGGCATATGAATTTCCGAAATATAGTACACCTGTGAAGGTCGGTAAAAGCGTAGCAGTAGTTGGTGGCGGTAATGTGGCTATGGATGCTGCTAGATGTGCCAAAAGACTGGGTGCTGAAAATGTTTATATCGTTTACCGCCGTTCTGAAAATGAAATGCCTGCTAGATTGGAAGAAGTACATCATGCCAAAGAGGAAGGAATCATATTTAAACTATTAACAAATCCAACACGTATACTAGGCACTGACGATGGTTGGGTATGTGGTATGGAATGTGTTCAGATGGAGCTTAGTGAACCTGATGAATCAGGAAGAAGAAGACCTGTTGTAATTAAGGGTTCAGAGCATACAATTGATATTGAAACAGCTATTATTGCAATTGGACAGAGTCCTAACCCACTTATCAAAGCTACAACAGAAGGGTTGGAAACTCAAAAATGGGGCGGAATAATTGCTGATGAGGAGACTGGATCAACGAGCTTGGCAGGAGTTTATGCTGGAGGAGACGCTGTAACAGGTGCTGCTACTGTAATACTAGCAATGGGTGCAGGAAAAAAAGCTGCAACTGCTATAGATTTATATTTAAAAAACATGTAA
- a CDS encoding Ku protein has translation MQTMFKGSISFGLVNIPIKMFAATEDKDVRFKYLHKTCNSPIKYHKKCPTCNQEIQQEDIVKGFEYEPGRFVILTDEDFDAVQSEVQGRVIDILDFVSLSEIDPIFFDKSYYLAPQEIGAGAKAYNLLQKAMLESGKIAIAKITIRNKQTLAALRVYDKVLVLETIFYPDEVRDTKLVPGLPENMEADPKELEIAQKLIDHLTQGFDPNKYKDDYREALKALIEKKIQGKEVKMAPDLPEKNVIDLMEALQASLKESKNKTIKATRKKGDQKTSVEDKLKKTR, from the coding sequence ATGCAAACCATGTTTAAAGGGTCTATTAGCTTTGGATTGGTAAACATACCCATAAAAATGTTCGCCGCAACCGAAGATAAAGATGTTCGATTTAAATATCTTCATAAGACTTGCAATAGTCCGATCAAATATCACAAAAAATGTCCGACTTGTAATCAAGAAATTCAGCAAGAGGATATTGTAAAAGGATTTGAATATGAACCTGGTAGATTTGTTATTTTAACGGATGAAGATTTTGATGCTGTACAATCTGAGGTCCAGGGTAGAGTGATTGATATATTGGATTTTGTAAGTCTTTCAGAAATAGATCCGATATTTTTTGATAAGTCTTATTATCTTGCACCTCAGGAAATTGGAGCAGGAGCAAAAGCCTATAACTTATTACAGAAGGCTATGTTAGAGTCGGGTAAAATAGCGATTGCCAAAATCACTATTAGAAATAAGCAAACGCTAGCAGCTCTTCGGGTATATGATAAGGTTCTTGTACTAGAAACTATTTTTTACCCAGATGAGGTGAGAGATACGAAATTAGTACCTGGGTTGCCAGAAAACATGGAAGCAGACCCTAAAGAACTTGAAATAGCACAAAAATTAATTGACCATTTGACGCAAGGCTTCGATCCTAATAAATACAAGGATGATTATAGAGAGGCGTTGAAAGCACTAATTGAAAAGAAAATACAAGGGAAGGAGGTTAAAATGGCCCCTGATTTACCTGAAAAGAATGTCATTGATTTAATGGAAGCACTGCAAGCGAGTTTAAAGGAAAGTAAAAACAAAACTATCAAAGCTACTAGGAAAAAGGGGGATCAAAAAACAAGTGTTGAGGATAAATTAAAAAAAACAAGGTGA
- a CDS encoding ATP-dependent DNA ligase encodes MEIIKPMEPILSKIIPQCDEWIHQIKWDGIRGLSYINNNSIVVLTKKGNERTAFYPELQEVIQLLQGKEAILDGEMVVFDNQGRPSFANILMRERIRTFERLNQYLVKYPVKYIVFDILYLDGKDLRKKSLIQRKKILNDKMSKSPNISITDDFDDGHALYKLMKDQNLEGIVSKKKNSVYIEGKSHNEWLKIKALKKILVIVGGIQLKNDYPSSLMIGVYRDAQLEYIGNVSSGLKSSDYQLLQSYKEELGSTVSPFVNYQKSDKGHFWIRATITCWVQFMEWTSTGGLRHPTLIGFSSLDVLEANGKEYILD; translated from the coding sequence ATGGAAATCATAAAACCAATGGAACCCATTTTGTCTAAAATTATTCCTCAATGTGATGAATGGATTCATCAAATTAAATGGGATGGTATAAGAGGCTTAAGCTATATTAACAACAATTCAATTGTAGTGCTTACTAAGAAAGGTAATGAACGTACAGCATTTTACCCCGAATTGCAAGAGGTTATTCAGCTGCTTCAAGGAAAAGAAGCCATCTTAGATGGAGAAATGGTCGTTTTTGATAATCAAGGACGACCATCTTTTGCAAATATACTAATGAGAGAACGCATAAGAACCTTTGAACGATTAAATCAATATTTAGTAAAATATCCAGTTAAGTATATAGTATTTGATATTTTGTATTTAGATGGGAAAGATTTACGAAAAAAATCATTGATTCAGAGGAAAAAAATATTAAATGATAAAATGAGTAAAAGTCCTAACATATCAATAACGGATGATTTTGATGATGGACATGCTTTGTATAAGTTGATGAAGGATCAAAACTTAGAAGGAATTGTATCGAAGAAAAAAAACAGCGTCTATATAGAAGGTAAGAGCCACAATGAGTGGTTAAAGATCAAAGCGCTTAAAAAAATATTAGTAATTGTAGGTGGTATTCAGCTTAAGAACGATTATCCTAGTTCCTTAATGATAGGAGTTTATAGGGATGCTCAATTAGAATACATTGGGAATGTTTCCTCTGGGTTGAAGTCTTCAGATTATCAACTGTTACAATCATATAAAGAAGAGCTTGGTTCCACGGTAAGTCCGTTCGTTAATTATCAAAAGTCTGACAAAGGACATTTTTGGATAAGGGCTACAATTACATGCTGGGTACAATTTATGGAATGGACTTCAACAGGTGGATTAAGGCATCCGACGCTCATTGGCTTTAGTAGCTTAGATGTACTAGAAGCAAATGGCAAGGAATATATATTAGACTAG
- a CDS encoding H-type small acid-soluble spore protein, which yields MDIENVQRIMESNGVIEVDYMGQSIWIQGYNKDEQTVEIGLIGSKESKVVNANELNEVDGG from the coding sequence ATGGATATTGAAAATGTGCAACGTATTATGGAGTCAAACGGAGTAATAGAGGTTGATTATATGGGCCAATCTATTTGGATTCAAGGCTATAATAAGGATGAGCAGACAGTTGAAATAGGATTGATTGGTAGCAAGGAGAGTAAGGTTGTAAATGCCAATGAATTAAATGAGGTAGATGGTGGATGA
- a CDS encoding phosphate/phosphite/phosphonate ABC transporter substrate-binding protein, with translation MNLKTKFYLVSGIGIIIIQGISFFLRLGGLINFLFSAVCSIIIIFLADWMFNKSELQQVRQNEPQTKIASVEGIKDGLDEKLFNIAESMGFDSQQLLWLSQDNINTFDKLAKISYEIEKFSEQNAASSQEINASINELVDTSTNLNTSVVEIEKHSKTSIEMLEKNKKTINSIGDFILSLTDVITVASDNNVELQSSSNKINEIVDYIRKISSQTNLLALNAAIEAARAGEAGRGFSVVASEIRKLAEQTDDAISVIEGVVKNIIVKISTSNNAMSEIGEKMNNVDNVIKESSVVISEIGLILNEVNTNIGELSELSLVQKNTAMEIEKAVEDVAIAVEETHNVTYKSIQMVEIQNKKNKEVLVFCNKISDVAEALQKEAVNFKKSNEIIFGVNPFMEPESIKRMYVPILERVCASIGLKARIIIVRSYDALSEGVEKGIIDIGWFSPFAYVNAHDKCGVKAVVTPRVGGKSSYNGYIIARKDGEVKNMNDLKGKSFGYVDQNSASGYLYARDSMKNSNLNPDKIFNKVVFLGNHDNVINAVMQREIDAGATYNEAMEKAQANGIAVNELNIISKTDDIPKDALAARKDMPDDMIEKIRKAFVEFNDYQGIDTKVQGFIESSDEHYDIIRKLNSR, from the coding sequence ATGAATCTAAAGACAAAGTTTTATTTGGTTTCTGGCATTGGCATTATAATTATTCAAGGCATATCATTCTTCCTTAGGCTAGGAGGACTAATTAACTTCTTATTCTCAGCAGTATGTAGCATTATAATTATTTTCCTTGCGGATTGGATGTTTAATAAGTCTGAACTTCAACAGGTGAGGCAAAATGAACCGCAAACTAAGATTGCTTCAGTAGAAGGGATTAAGGATGGTCTTGATGAAAAGCTATTTAATATAGCAGAAAGTATGGGATTTGATTCTCAACAACTTTTATGGTTGTCACAAGATAACATTAACACATTTGATAAGCTTGCAAAGATATCCTATGAGATTGAAAAATTTAGTGAACAAAATGCAGCTAGTTCTCAAGAAATCAATGCTAGTATAAACGAACTGGTTGATACTTCAACTAATCTTAATACAAGTGTTGTTGAAATTGAAAAACATTCAAAAACATCAATTGAGATGCTTGAGAAAAACAAAAAGACAATCAATAGTATTGGTGATTTTATTTTAAGTTTAACAGATGTAATAACAGTTGCGTCAGATAATAATGTAGAACTACAAAGTTCGTCTAATAAAATAAATGAAATTGTAGATTACATTAGAAAAATATCTAGTCAAACCAATCTGCTGGCATTAAATGCTGCAATTGAAGCGGCTAGAGCTGGTGAAGCAGGTAGAGGCTTCTCGGTTGTAGCAAGTGAAATTAGAAAGCTTGCTGAACAAACAGATGATGCCATTTCTGTAATCGAAGGCGTTGTAAAAAACATCATTGTTAAAATTTCGACATCAAATAATGCTATGAGTGAAATTGGCGAAAAAATGAACAACGTAGATAATGTCATTAAGGAATCATCAGTTGTTATTAGTGAAATTGGATTGATCCTTAACGAAGTAAATACGAATATTGGGGAATTAAGTGAATTATCACTCGTTCAAAAAAACACTGCGATGGAAATTGAAAAGGCAGTAGAAGATGTTGCAATAGCAGTTGAAGAGACACACAATGTTACGTATAAATCAATTCAAATGGTTGAAATACAAAATAAAAAGAATAAGGAAGTACTTGTTTTCTGTAACAAGATCAGTGATGTAGCTGAAGCCTTACAAAAAGAAGCAGTTAATTTCAAAAAGAGTAATGAAATCATATTTGGGGTAAACCCATTTATGGAACCAGAAAGTATTAAGAGAATGTATGTGCCAATTCTTGAAAGAGTATGCGCGAGTATTGGACTTAAAGCTAGAATTATTATTGTAAGAAGTTATGATGCTTTAAGTGAAGGTGTTGAAAAAGGAATTATTGATATTGGATGGTTCTCGCCGTTTGCATATGTAAACGCTCATGATAAATGTGGAGTAAAAGCAGTGGTTACGCCTAGGGTTGGTGGTAAGAGCTCATATAATGGATATATTATCGCCCGTAAAGACGGAGAAGTTAAAAACATGAATGATTTGAAGGGCAAATCTTTTGGTTATGTTGATCAAAATAGTGCTTCTGGTTATTTATATGCAAGAGATAGTATGAAGAATAGCAATTTAAATCCAGATAAGATATTTAATAAGGTTGTATTCTTAGGAAATCACGATAATGTTATTAATGCAGTAATGCAAAGAGAAATAGATGCTGGAGCTACCTATAACGAAGCAATGGAAAAAGCACAAGCAAACGGCATTGCAGTTAATGAGTTGAATATTATATCTAAAACAGATGACATTCCAAAGGATGCTTTAGCAGCTAGGAAAGACATGCCAGATGATATGATAGAGAAGATTAGAAAGGCCTTTGTTGAGTTCAATGACTACCAAGGCATTGACACTAAGGTTCAAGGCTTTATTGAGAGCAGCGACGAGCATTATGATATTATTAGAAAGTTAAATAGCAGATAA